In Sporosarcina psychrophila, a genomic segment contains:
- a CDS encoding HNH endonuclease, with product MSAPIGQKLIQIKHTKQKGILSLNSNRICSCGKLVATGTKCPCKKRNTAASDHISGHRKFQTLRKKIVLREKGHCQRCRIKHDLLITADLECHHIKSYRDFPELAYDENNLIMVCRQCNLDLGNNNKLDFNVETLEEVEYYLLIL from the coding sequence ATGTCGGCTCCGATTGGGCAAAAGCTAATCCAAATCAAGCATACGAAACAGAAAGGAATTTTGTCTTTGAACTCTAACAGAATCTGTTCTTGTGGCAAGTTAGTAGCTACAGGAACTAAATGCCCTTGCAAAAAAAGAAACACCGCCGCCTCTGACCACATTAGTGGACACCGAAAGTTCCAAACTTTAAGGAAGAAAATCGTGCTCAGAGAGAAAGGTCATTGTCAACGCTGTAGAATAAAGCATGACTTACTCATCACTGCTGACCTTGAATGTCACCATATTAAGAGCTACAGGGACTTTCCTGAGTTGGCTTATGATGAAAACAACTTGATTATGGTATGCAGGCAATGCAACTTGGATCTCGGAAACAACAACAAACTAGACTTCAATGTAGAAACTCTTGAAGAAGTCGAATATTATCTATTAATATTGTGA
- a CDS encoding HNH endonuclease: protein MYVKEFARGAAKGICQLYDNEAPFLDKQGNPFLEVHHVHYLSKGGSDTMDNVVALCPNCHRKIRQLELEEDVNKITEKALGNLNT from the coding sequence GTGTATGTAAAAGAATTTGCAAGAGGGGCAGCAAAAGGCATCTGTCAGCTATATGACAATGAAGCTCCATTCTTGGACAAGCAAGGGAACCCATTTTTAGAAGTACATCATGTTCATTACTTATCCAAAGGTGGGAGTGATACGATGGACAATGTGGTGGCTTTATGTCCGAACTGTCATAGGAAAATTCGTCAATTGGAATTAGAAGAAGATGTGAATAAGATTACAGAAAAAGCATTGGGAAATCTGAATACATAA
- a CDS encoding Bro-N domain-containing protein — protein sequence MKKLVIRNSSLFGEIRLVNVGGVYHAVLSDIAKALGNKKSVISSSNCKSIVKYPVPTNGGSQMMNVVSANDVQRIIIKSRMPFAEEFEEWANKELLPFMKGSH from the coding sequence ATGAAGAAATTAGTTATACGAAATAGCTCGCTGTTCGGAGAGATCAGACTCGTAAATGTTGGTGGTGTATATCATGCGGTATTAAGTGATATTGCAAAAGCATTGGGTAATAAAAAGAGTGTGATTTCGAGTAGTAATTGTAAAAGTATTGTCAAATACCCTGTACCTACAAATGGCGGAAGTCAAATGATGAATGTTGTTTCAGCAAATGATGTGCAACGAATCATCATTAAATCTAGAATGCCGTTTGCAGAAGAATTTGAGGAATGGGCGAACAAAGAGCTTTTACCTTTTATGAAAGGTAGTCATTAA
- a CDS encoding AbiV family abortive infection protein, whose amino-acid sequence MSLNNFKEIQIAYSKTFYNGCVLLEESQLLYDNNKYARAYLLAHIAIEEWARCFMLASAIMKFKIRALDVKKLLRRQTSHQDKIELAYSFVKMLKKHGNPLGKENKKEAMNEIMRNLNAEFMIGKDEIRKLNDFKNSSFYVDHYENVTKSPSEMISEEKASELIASAMLLKELLELAKWHEDEVLIDLAKKMEPETMFLIKELFSPNANKY is encoded by the coding sequence TTGAGTTTAAATAATTTTAAAGAAATCCAAATAGCTTATAGCAAAACATTTTACAATGGCTGTGTGCTGTTGGAAGAATCGCAGTTGTTATATGACAATAATAAGTATGCTAGAGCGTATTTACTGGCTCATATTGCTATTGAAGAATGGGCCCGCTGCTTTATGTTGGCTTCCGCAATAATGAAATTCAAAATAAGAGCATTGGATGTGAAGAAACTCCTACGTAGACAGACAAGTCATCAAGACAAAATTGAATTGGCTTACTCATTTGTGAAGATGTTAAAAAAACATGGAAATCCTTTAGGTAAGGAAAACAAAAAAGAAGCGATGAATGAAATAATGAGAAATCTCAATGCTGAGTTTATGATAGGTAAAGATGAAATACGAAAACTTAATGACTTTAAAAATTCGTCTTTTTATGTGGACCATTATGAAAATGTAACTAAATCCCCAAGTGAAATGATTTCCGAAGAAAAAGCGAGTGAATTAATCGCATCTGCAATGCTATTAAAAGAATTGTTAGAGTTAGCAAAATGGCATGAAGATGAAGTACTAATTGATCTAGCTAAAAAAATGGAGCCTGAAACAATGTTTTTAATAAAAGAATTATTCTCTCCAAATGCAAATAAATATTGA